In Gemmatimonadota bacterium, a single genomic region encodes these proteins:
- a CDS encoding bifunctional nuclease family protein: protein MIEMQVVDIRQDHSEQNVVWLQSVEGSVMVPIEIGHVEYRSIRSELEGKSMPRPLAYDLMCSVLAHFDAEIEKVQIVDLKDQIFYAELIFFAQGEQVRLDARPSDSIVLALKFDAPIYMDAKIIQQVGFKVRPTEYGYELEQLNPPQEIPEEPVLDIAQAVEQPIQGVDSQGRDLEPDELLEVLKKRMNKAVKEERYEDAGIIRDEIERIEERSR from the coding sequence ATGATTGAAATGCAGGTTGTGGATATACGTCAAGATCATTCAGAACAAAACGTCGTGTGGCTGCAAAGTGTTGAAGGCAGTGTAATGGTACCCATTGAAATTGGTCATGTCGAATATCGGTCTATTCGCTCAGAACTCGAAGGTAAATCTATGCCGCGACCTCTTGCGTATGATCTGATGTGTTCAGTACTGGCACATTTTGATGCCGAAATTGAAAAAGTGCAGATAGTCGATTTGAAAGACCAGATTTTTTATGCCGAACTCATCTTCTTTGCTCAAGGAGAGCAAGTGCGCTTAGACGCCCGTCCCAGTGATAGCATCGTACTCGCACTCAAATTTGACGCACCCATCTATATGGATGCCAAAATCATTCAACAAGTGGGATTTAAAGTCCGGCCCACCGAATACGGTTATGAGCTTGAGCAACTGAATCCACCCCAGGAAATACCTGAAGAACCCGTCTTAGACATCGCGCAGGCAGTCGAGCAGCCAATACAGGGTGTTGATTCCCAGGGACGAGACCTGGAACCGGATGAATTGCTGGAAGTTTTGAAAAAGCGGATGAATAAAGCAGTTAAAGAAGAGCGCTACGAAGACGCGGGAATAATTCGAGATGAGATTGAG